The nucleotide window GAAGAGACGATCCGAGTGATGAATCGACTGCAAGACGAGGGATCAGTTCGACAGATAGGTGTGAGCAACTTCTCGATCGAACAGGTACAGGAAGCGATGACCGCATCCGAGACGCCGATCCTGACGAACCAGGTGCTGTATCATCCCTACCGAGATCGATCGGCCATGCTCGAGTTCTGCCGCGACAACGAGCTCGTGCTCACTGCCTACAGTCCGCTGGGGGAGGGTTCGATCGCCACCGACGAAACGCTGGCCGAGATCGGTGCAACCTACGATAAGACGGCAGCACAAGTTGCGCTCCGCTGGCTGCTCCAGCAAGAAACGGTGTCGGCGATCCCGAAAGCGTCGTCTCAGGAGCACCTGCGCGAGAATATCGATATCTTCGATTTCGAGCTAACTGACGCGGAGATGGACCACATCTTCGCACTCTAAGCGAAAGGCAGCGCGAGTTCCCCGTCGTCCCACCGTTGGCGGGGGTGAAGCGCGTACACTCCGCTGAACAATCCGTCCGTTGAAGTCACCGTGGAGTAATAACCGATAGACCGGAGTCACGTTAACCGCCTCGCAAAATACCCATCAGGGTTGCGCCGGGCTGTGTCGGGTGGTGGTGAAGCCGCCGACCTCCACGGATACGTCACCTACGGCAGCACTAGCCGACCTCGAGTGCGGTAGGAGACACGGTGTATTCGGGTGTTACTGCTCCCACACGAACCTCATGGTAAGTGTGGAGGGAATTAAATTCGCCTGCCGCCGTCACGCTCCCGTTGGGAGAGGCCAAACGGTGAAGCCCCGCGCCACCGTGCGTGGGGTACTTCACGTCTCCCAGTACGACAACTCGGTTCGCTAAGCGACGGCAGGGTGTCGACGCGGAATCCCATGGATTTGTTTCACTCATCGAACGAGATTCCGAAAAGTCGCCCTCCCCGATTTGAACAGGTGAGAGACGATGCGACTCGCTACGCTCGGCGGCTGCGACTCTTGTGTTCAAATAGATCAACGAGAGACGTTCCGCTGCTTACGAGTTTAGTTCGCAGTAGAAGTCCGCCCTCCCCGATTTGAACGGGGGACAAGTCGATCTACAGTCGACTGCTCTACC belongs to Natronorubrum aibiense and includes:
- a CDS encoding aldo/keto reductase codes for the protein MEAVSIRSVDVPALGLGTWPMRGDACTQAVTTALELGYRHVDTAQMYDNEDAVGRAIADSSVDRDDVFVTTKLLRENLRRDDALESFRRSLDRLEMEYVDLLLIHAPNPSVPIEETIRVMNRLQDEGSVRQIGVSNFSIEQVQEAMTASETPILTNQVLYHPYRDRSAMLEFCRDNELVLTAYSPLGEGSIATDETLAEIGATYDKTAAQVALRWLLQQETVSAIPKASSQEHLRENIDIFDFELTDAEMDHIFAL